CCAAGCACGACGCGCAGCCGTTCCGGCACCGGTTCTAGGCGGGGTGGACGGGGATGGTCCCAGACGCTTTCCTGGCCGGTGCCGGCTGGATCGGGATCGGAGCGGCCTCGCTGCATCTTGGACCCTCGTCGCGTGGTGCATCGCATGCCGGCACGCGACGGGGTTCACTGCTCCCGAAACCGCTTGGGAGCGCCTTCGAGCTCGGCCAGATCAAGTTCCAAGGTCGTTCCATCTTGTTCTATCATGGCCCCTACGGTGAACGCTCCATAAGACCAAGTTTTCAGCTCGGCTTTTCCATCTTTTGGCGATATTTTTCTGATAGGATTCTTGAAACTGTCATGAAGATAAAAGACCACTTTGCCAGTCAGCTTCTTCTCCGTTTCCGATGTGAGCAGCAGATTGGTTTGGTACCAATCTTGCTCGATTTCTCTGACCTTTGCAGTCAGCGCCCATCCATTGCGGCGCGGCAGCAAGCCCCACTGACCCTTCTGGGGATCACGCGGATTTATCTTCGTCTTGGGTATTTCGGTTTCAGTCGACACGCGCTGTACCCTGGAAGGCGTGCCATCCCCGCCGGGCGGACCCTGAAACGGCGGGCGCGGCATCAGCCGAAAGCCCTGCAGGGCGACCAAGCGACGGGACAATCCATCGAGATCGGGAAATATGGATGCGTGATGAAATCCCAAAGTATCGAGCTTTCGACGAAAATCCATCTTAGTTGCTTTATCGATGATGATTTGCGTGATGCCTGGAGGACGATATGTGGCCTCTGGATCGGGATGAATGGTGAACAGTCCACGTTGCGAAACGAGTCGGGGTGTCACGTATCCTGGATAAAAGAACGCGACCTCCTTCACCGCAAATGGATCGGCGCCGAGATCACGAGCCTCGAGGGGTCTTGGTGCGATGTAAATTCCGGCATCTTCATCATCATTGCCCCAAATTGCAAAAAATAGTGAGACATACGGGGACTCTGACCAGTCCAATAGTCTCGTGGGTATCCCATAATGTTGCGCCAAAGCCAGCCACTCCCACATATCGACGGGCCGGCTCGACAGCATTGGGATCGACTCGCGTCTGAACTGCGCAAAGATCTCTTGCTCCTGGGGCAAGAAGCTGGTGCCACCGCGGGCACGACCGATTGTTGGCACGAGACCGTAGCGCGCCGACGTTACGCCCCGAAATAACCAGGTGCCATCAAGATGTATTTCGATCTCCTTCTGCAAATCAGACCAATTTTCGACTCGGACTCTCGGCCAAATTGGAATGGCATCCTCAGCTTTTATTGACATAGATTGCTCCTTATTATCTTGCGTGACGCGACGAAGATGCAGACGGGGCAATAATGCGTATCGACAACGCTGCGACATGGGCCGTTCTGGTGGAGGCCGAATCGGCTCTGCTGCCGACATCGATAATCTGATTCGAGCGATCATCGCCGATGGGTGCAGCGATTTCTAGTAAATTAATGCGGAATAGCCGTACCGCTTGTTTGACGAGGTTGGGGCGAGCAACTCGCGTTGACCAGGCGTTGGATGAGACCGGGCGCAGGCCTGACATGCCGCCGTCCATGGATCTTTGACCGAAGCCCCGTAACGCCACTGCGCTTCAAGCTGGTCGAAGGCCTCAGGCGCCCTCGCATTCGAGTTGATTCATCAAGCTCAAAGCAGGCTTCAGGATGAAGCTGAGGATTTGGTTTGTGCTATTTACAATATTGCGGATGATTCTGGGAAATTTATAATTCATAATTTATAGTTGAGTTTTTATCTGTAATTTTAATTCATTATATAATCATACATTTTTATGATTACGGCAACGCACTCAATTCACAGATAAAACGTCAGCACGCACTCTGACTGTATACCAACCATTATGCCAGATGGTCTGCGAGACTATGCCTGAGAGTAGAGGCGGCAACCCTCTCGCACTGGTAAAGGCCGACGGTCGTTCACGCCATAGCCCTTTCAAGTCCGCAATCATGAGGCCGGGGCGCTGGCGCCCCGGCCCCGCATCACCCCTCAGGCGTCAGTCACCCCCGCCGCATCCTGCGCCTTCAGCACGTCCGGGCGCGGCATCGAGATGATGTTGTAGCCCGAATCGACGAAGTGGACCTCGCCGGTGACGCTGCCCGACAGCGGCGACAGCAGGTAGAGGGCCGAGCCGCCGATATCGTCGAGGTTGGCGGTGCGGCGAAGCGGGGCGTGGGCGGCCTGGTGGTTGTACATCAGGCGGGCATCGGCGATGCCGGCGCCGGCGAGCGTGCGGACCGGGCCGGCCGAGAGGGCGTTGACCCGGATCCCTTGCGGGCCGAGATCGGCCGCGAGGTAGCGCACCGAGGCCTCGAGCGCCGCTTTCGCGAGGCCCATGACGTTGTAGTTCGGCATGACGCGGGTCGCGCCGCCATAGGTGAGCGTCAGCAGGGCGCCGCCGGGGCGCATCCGCCTGGCCGCCCGCTGCGCCACCTCGGTGAACGAGAAGCACGAGATCACCATCGTGCGGGAAAAGTTCTCCCGGGTGGTGACGTCGACGTAGCGGCCCTTGAGCTGCGACTTGTCGGAGAAGCCGATGGCGTGGACGACGAAGTCCAGCCCCTCGGGCCAGGCCTCGTCGAGGGCCGCGAAGGTCGCGTCGACGGTGCCCAGGTCCTCGACGTCGCAGGGGAAGACCAGCGAGGAGCCGAGGGTCCCGGCCAGCGGCCCGACCCGGCGGCCCAGCGCCTCGCCCTGGTAGGTGAAGGCCAGTTCGGCGCCCTGGCCTGCCAGGGCCCGGGCGATGCCCCAGGCGATGGAGTGGTCGTTCGCGACGCCCATCACGAGCCCGCGCTTGCCTGCCATCAAACCCGTCACGCCCGATCCTCCGCTGTCATGGATGGACCGGGCGTTTACGCGGCGGGCGGGCTCCTGTCCACGCCGCGGCGGGGGTATCAGGCGTCGACGTGCTTGAGCACCAGCGTGGCGTTGGTGCCGCCGAAGCCGAACGAGTTGCTGAGCACGTGGCCGAGCGTCGCGTCGTCCTTGCGGGCGCGCAGGATCGGCATGTCGGCGAAGGCCGGGTCGAGCTCGTCGATGTGGGCGCTCTCGCAGATGAAGCCGTTGTTCATCATCAGCAGCGAGTAGATCGCCTCCTGCACGCCGGTGGCGCCGAGCGAGTGGCCGGTCAGCGACTTGGTGGCGGCGATCGGCGGGCAGGACTCGCCGGTCCCGAACACCTCGCGGATCGCCTCGATCTCCTTGTCGTCGCCGACGGGGGTCGAGGTCGCGTGGGGATTGATGTAGTCGATCTTCGCGCCCTTCAGGCCCTCGATCGCCTGGCGCATGCAGCGCACCGCGCCCTCGCCGGACGGCGCCACCATGTCGTGGCCGTCCGAGGTGGCACCGTAGCCCGCGACCTCGCCGTAGATGCGCGCGCCGCGGGCGCGGGCATGCTCCAGCTCCTCCAGCACCAGCACGCCGGCGCCGCCCGCGATGACGAAGCCGTCCCGCGCCTTGTCGTAGGCGCGCGAGGCCCGCGAGGGGGTGTCGTTGTACTTCGAGGACATCGCCCCCATGGCGTCGAACAGGACCGACAGGGTCCAGTCCAGCTCCTCGCAGCCGCCGGCGAAGATGATGTCCTGGCGCCCGCCCTGGATGATCTCGGCGGCGTTGCCGATGCAGTGGTTCGAGGTCGCGCAGGCCGACGAGATCGAGTAGTTCACGCCCCGGATCTTGAACCAGGTCGCCAGCGTCGCCGACGCCGTCGAGGACATCGCCTTCGGCACCGCGAAGGGTCCGACGCGCTTCGGCCCCTTGGCGCGGGCGATGTCGGCCGCCTCGACGAGCGCCCGGGTCGAGGGACCGCCCGAGCCCATGATGATGCCGGTGCGCTCGTGAGAGACCTCGGCCTGCTCGAGGCCGGCATCGCGGATCGCCTGCTCCATCGCGACGTGGTTCCAGGCGGTGCCGCCGCCGTGGAAGCGCATCGCGCGCCGGTCCACGACCTCCTCCGCGTCGAGGGTGGGCGCGCCCTGGACCTGGCTGCGGAAGCCGTGGGCCGCGAAGTCCTCGGCGCGCGAGATGCCGGACCGCGCCTCGCGCAGGGACGCCAGCACCTCCTGGGTGGAATTGCCGATGGACGAGACGATGCCCATCCCGGTGATCGCCACACGCCTCATGATCGTCGGAACCCTCCGGAGCGGCGCCGTGGGAACGTGCGCCCGCGGGCGTTCTCGCCACGCGGGTGTCACCTAGGCGCTCGATGCCGCAATCTCAACCGCCCACCGGGGGAAAGGGTCCCGGCGGGCCTTCGCCCGCACCCGGCGGGCCTCAGAGCCCGCACAGGGCGGGACCGGTGCCGGGGCTTCAGCCGCCCGCGGGGGCCGCAGCCTGGAACAGGCCGACGCGCAGGTCCTTGGCCTCGTAGACGCGCTCGCCGTCGGCCTCGAGCCAGCCGTCGGCGATGCCCAGCACCAGGCGGCCCTGGCGCACCCGCTTCAGGTCGACGCCGTAGACCACTTTCTTGACGCTCGGCAGCACCTGGCCGGCGAGCTTCACCTCGCCGACGCCGAGCGCCCGGCCGCGGCCCGCGGAGCCGAGCCAGCCGAGGTGGAAGCCCACCATCTGCCACAGGGCGTCGAGGCCGAGGCAGCCCGGCATCACGGGGTCGCCCTGGAAGTGGCAGGGGAAGAACCAGAGATCGGGCCGCACGTCGAGCTCGGCCACGACGTGGCCCTTGCCGTAGGCGCCGCCGTCGCGGCCGATCGAGGTGATGCGGTCGAACATCAGCATCGGCGGCAGCGGCAGCTGGGCGTTGCCGACGCCGAACATCTCGCCGCGGCCGCAGGCCAGCAGGTCCTCGTAGGAGAAGTGCGAGGGCCGGCTCGGGGCGTCGGGGGCGGAGGTCTGGTCGGCGGACATGTGCGGGGCGAATTCCTCGTGTGCGATGCCGCCGACGTACCGCAGGGTACCGGAAGCGGCGGGGTGGCGCCTCGTTAACACAGGCCCCGGGACTGTTCAAAGCCGACCGAAGGCCCTAGTCTGTAACGCTTCTGATCTGCGCCTCGACGGCCGCGGTCGGGTTGCGGGGCGGGGGCGGGACGCCTATAACGGCGCTTATCATTGTCGCCGTCTAACGAGTCGATAGTTCCGCTGATGAACGATCTGTCGCCCCTGCGCGCCGTGCTCGGCGCCCGCGTCCCGGCCCTCGAGACCGGCGCCGCCGGTCAGCGGCGCGGCTGCCCGCTCTCGGAGCTGCGCGACCGTCTGCGCCGCGCCGGCCTGCGGCCGACCCGGCAGCGCCTGTCCCTCGGCTGGCTGCTGTTCGGCAAGGGCGACCGTCACCTCACCGCCGAGATGCTGTACGACGAGGCGATGCGGGCGAAGGTCCCGGTCTCGCTCGCGACCGTCTACAACACGCTGCACCAGTTCACCGAGGCCGGCCTGCTGCGCCAGCTCGCGCTCGACGGCTCCAAGGCCTATTTCGACACCAACCCGAGCGAGCACCACCACTTCTTCCTGGAGGAGGAGGGACAGGTGCTCGACATGCCGGATTGCGGCATCACCGTCGATTCGCTGCCCCAGGCCCCCGAGGGCATGGAGATCGCCGGCGTCGAGGTGATCGTGCGCCTGCGCCGCCGGACCGGCCGGGCCTGACACCGAGCCGTTCCCAAGTCTTCTCGCACGCTTTCGAGAAGGCCCGCGCTCCTGCCCGGAGCGCGGGCCTTCTCGTTTCGCGTGGACCGGAGACAGGGCGGTGCGACCCGCCCGGCTCCCGCGTCACTCCACCTTCTCGTCCGGGTAGACGCCCCAGAGCCGGTCCTGGCGCATGTAGCCGTCGACGTCGCCGCGCTTCTGCGGCAGCGCCACGATGAGGCGGCACCAGGTCTTGTCGCAGGTCTTCACGCTGGCGATCACCCCGGCCTGGAGCTGGGCCACGACGCCGCTGCCTGCATCGGCCCGGTCGTAAAGCGGCACCGGCGCGCCCTTGTCGGCACCGCGGTTGAGCACCACGGCGGTGCGCCGGCCCGACAGCAGGGAGTGCAGCACCCAGCCCTCGGTGCCCTCGGAATCGCGAATGCGGCGCCAGGTCTCGTACTCGGCGATGATCTCGACCGGCAGGCCGGCGCGCTGGAACACCCACAGGGTGCGGTGGTCCTTGGACGGCCCCTCGCGCAGGTTCACCCGGTCGGTCTTCAGGCTGACGTAGCGCGGCAGCGGCAGCTTCGTCGCCGGACCGATCGTGACGCCGATCTCGCCGGGGGCGGGATTGGCGGCCGGGGCGGGCGGCGCGGCGGCCGCCGGCCCGGCGAGGACCAGGGTGGCCGAGAGCAGGGCGGCCGAGAGCAGGGCGGGCAGGAGCGTGGCCGAACGGAGAGTGGCGGGGATCTGGCGCGGGTGGAGCATCACGATCGGTCTCCCATCCGGTGGCGCGCGGGCCGCGGCGCGGATTGTCTTCCGGTCGGCCTCTGCTAGAGAAGCCGCCGGACGTCGGGCCCCGGCCGGATCGAGGGGTGCGTAACCGCCCCTATCGCCGACGCATGGTTAACGGGGCGTAACGACGCCTGTGGCCTGCACGAAGGCGGGGCTTTTCGTCGGGTCGCCGCGTCGCCTATCGTGCGGCGCTAAGCGTCGCGTCGCGTGTCGCGCGGGCCGGCCGGAATCGGGGCCGTCCGCGGGCGAGGGAGGGGTCATGTCGTTGAAGCGCAAGCCGCTCGTGGTGGTCACCCGGCGCCTGCCGGACGTCGTGGAGACGCGGATGCGCGAATTGTTCGACGCGCGCCTCAACCACGAGGATACGCCCCTGACGGGCGGCGCCCTGGCGCAGGCCCTGCAGGAGGCCGACGTGCTGGTGCCGACGGTCACGGACGAGATCGACGCCTCGCTCCTCGCCCAGGCCGGGCCGAACCTGCGCCTGATCGCCAATTTCGGCAACGGCGTCGACCACATCGACGTCGGGGTGGCGCTCCAGCGCGGCATCACGGTCACCAACACGCCGGGCGTGCTGACCGAGGACACTGCCGACATGACCATGGCGCTGATCCTCTCGGTGGCGCGCCGGGTCACCGAGGGCGCCCGGATCATCCCGGACGACGCCTGGACCGGCGGCTGGTCGCCGACCTGGATGCTCGGCCGCCGCATCACCGGCAAGCGCCTCGGCATCGTCGGCATGGGCCGCATCGGCCAGGCGCTGGCGCGGCGCGCCAAGGCCTTCGGCCTCTCGATCCACTACCACAACCGCCGCCGCGTCGGCGCCCGGATCGAGAGCGACCTCGAGGCGACCTACTGGGAGTCCCTCGACCAGATGCTGGCGCGGGTCGACATCGTGTCGGTCAACTGCCCGCACACCCCGGCCACCTACCACCTGCTCTCGGCCCGGCGCCTGAAGCTGCTCAAGCCCGAGGCGGTGGTGGTCAACACCGCCCGCGGCGAGGTGATCGACGAGACCGCGCTCGCCCGCCTGATCGAGGTCGGCGACATCGCGGGCGCCGGCCTCGACGTGTTCGAGCAGGAGCCGGCGGTGAGCCCGCGCCTCGTCAAGCTGGCCAAGGCCGGCAAGGTCGTGCTGCTGCCCCACATGGGCTCGGCCACCCACGAGAGCCGCGTCGACATGGGCGAGAAGGTCATCATCAACATCAAGACCTTCCTCGACGGCCACCGGCCGCCGGACCGGATCCTGCCCAGCATGCTGTGAGGCGGGCGCGCCCGGCCGCGAGGCCGGGCGCCTCCGCGCGTCTCAGCCCTGAAGCGTCGCCTTCAGGCTGATCTTGGCGTTGAGCACCTTCGAGACCGGGCAGTTTTTCTCGGCGACCCCGGCGAGCTCGTCGAACTTCGCCTGGTCGATGCCCGGGATCCTGGCCGTCAGGGTCAGGGCCGAGGCCGTGATGGTGAAGCCGTCGCCGTCCTTCTCCAGGCTCACCACGGCCTCCGTGCGCAGCTCGTCGGCGGTGAAGCCGGCGCCCTGGAGCTGGAAGGCCAGCGCCATGGTGAAGCAGCCGGCATGGGCCGCTGCGATCAGCTCCTCGGGGTTGGTGCCCGGCTCGTTCTCGAAGCGGGTGTTGAAGCCGTAGGGGTTGCTCGACAGCACGCCCGACTGGGTCGTCAGCTGGCCCTTGCCGTCCTTGCCGCTGCCCTGCCAAACGGCGTTCGCCTTGCGGTTCATGCTCGTCTCCCGTGATTTGGAGGCCGACCCGGCCCCGAACGCGGCGGCGCCGTCCCGGCGCCCGCTCCGGGCCACAGGTAGGTCACGGTCCGAGAAGATCATCCTCGGTCTCGGCATCGATCACCCGTCGGGCGAGGGTGAACGAGAACCCGGCCCGCGCCATCACGGCGAGGTCGCGCTCGCGGGCGGCGGCCCGGGCGGCGGGCTGCCGGTACGGCCCGAGGCGGCGGCGCCTGGCATAGGCGCGGGCGGCCTCGTCCTCGCCCCCCTCTTCCTCCCCGGCGAGCGCGGCGCCCACGGTGTCGCGGTCGACGCCCTTGGCGGCGAGCTTTGCGCCGATCGCCCGCGCCGAGCCGCCGCGGCGGCGCAAGGAGCGCACCTTGGCGGATGCGAAGGCGGCGTCGTCGACGAGGCCGGCGCCGAGCGCCCGGGCGACCGTCGCCTCGACCATTTCCGAGAAATCGTCCGGCGCCTCGCCGCGCAGGCGGCAGCGGGTCTCGACCCGGCGCTTCAGCACCCGGCGCAGCATCTCCGCCGAGGCGCCGTAGCGCTCCAGGTAGTACAGGGCCGCCCGCTCGAGATAGGCCGGGGTGATCGGCCGCGCCGCCCTCAAACCGCCATCGCGGCCGGGTTGATCGGCGACGTCCCGGATCGCCTCCGTCCCGGCGGGGGCGTCCGCCCCGGGCCCGTGCGAGGGGTGATGCCGGCGTTTCTGCACAAGCGTGAATCCTTCTTCCTCCTGGTGGCCCTCGCCCTCGGGGCGGTGGCCGGCGCGGTGCTCTACCTGTCGCGGCCGACGACCTTGCGGGTCGCGGTGGGCCCGCGCGACCGGGTCGAATCCCACCTGATCCAGGCCTATGCCGACGCGCTCGCCCGCGCCCGCGAGGATATACGCCTGAAGGTCGTGCACTACGACGACGTGCGCGACAGCGCCGCGGCCCTCCAGAGCGGCCGGGCCGACCTCGCGGTGGTGCGGCCCGACGTGCGCCTGCCCGAGAACGGGTTGACCCTCGCGGTGCTGCACGACGAGGCCCTGGTGGTGGCCGCTCCCCCGGATTCCGGCATCCAGGCCTTCCCGGACCTCGCCGGCAAGCGGCTCGGCCTCGTCGCCCATCACGGCGCCGACCAGCCGCTCGTCGCGAGCCTCCTCGCCTACTACGCCCTGACGCCGGCGCCCGCAGGCAGCGCGCCGGCCGCGGCCGATCCCGGCGGCGCGGGGCCGGCCGCCGCCGGCAGCGTCGCCCTGGTGCCGCTCAGGGCCGCCGAGGTCGCGGCGGCGCTCGCCGAGCACCGGATCGACGCCGCCGCGGTGATCGCCGCGCCCTCGACGAAGGCCGCCGCCCAGGTGGTGCAGGCGGTGGAGGCCGCCACGCCCGGCCGCGGCGCGACGATCGTGGCGATTCCCGACGGCGAGGCGATCGTGCAGCGCCTGCCGGAACTGCAGGCCGTAACCATCGCGGCCGGCACCTTCGGGGGGCGGCCGAAGCGGCCGGACGAGGACGTCAAGACCGTCGGCGCCTCCTACCGGCTGATGGCCCGCGCCTCGTTGAGCCGCGACACCGCCGCGAGCGTGACCCAGCACCTGTTCGAGCTGCGCTCGCGCCTCGCCGCGATGGTGCCGACCGCCAACCTGATGAAGGCGCCCGACTTCGACAGCGCCGCAGAGGCGACGAGCGCCCGCCTGCCGATCCATCCGGGCGCCGTCGACTATTACGAGCGCGAGCAGCAGACCTTCCTCCAGCGCTACGAGGACTGGGTCTACCTGGTGGCGTTCTTCGGCGGCGGCCTCGGCTCGGCGGTGGCCTGGCTCGGCCAGCGCCTCGCCCGCGAGCAGCGCGCCCGCGTCGACGCCGTCCTCGATCGCCTGCTGGCGATCCTGATGGAGGCGCGGGCGACGCAGGACCCGGCCGCCCTCGAGGCCCTGGCGGTCGAGATCGACGGCCTCGTCATCGACGTGGTGCGCCACGCGCGCGCCCATTCCACCGACATCCGCACGATGAGCGCCCTGATCCTGGCGGTCGACGCCGCACGCGCCGCGGTGGCCGATTGCCGGCGCGACGGGACGCCGATGCGGGAGCGGACGGGGCGGGTCCTGTCGCTGCATCCGGCGGGCGGGGTTTGACGCCCAAGGGTTCGTAAGGTCGGTCATCATCGCGAGGGCGCGTTGGGCGAGGGTGCCTCGGGCGAGAGCACCCCGGCCGGATGCTTGAGGAAGGCCGAAATCGGCCGGTCTCCGATCTCGATCTCGTTCGCCGGTACCCTGACGGACGCGTCGGCCCGTCGGGGGCGTCCACGATCGGCTGGCGGCGGCCGGCGGGCGGTCGCCTGACCGGCGAGCTTCCAGCATCCGCTGCACCCGGACATTGCGGACGGGACGCGCGCGTCCCGCGCCTCGCGGCATGATTCCGGGCTTGCGCTTCACATAAGTGTCTGCTTATCTATTGCCATGGTCGAGGACGACATCTTCCGGGCCCTGGCGGACCCCACCCGACGCGCGATCTTCGAGAAGCTCGCGCACGGGCGCATGAACGCCAGCGCACTCCGCCAGGGCATGGCGATCAGCCAGCCGGCGATGTCCCAGCACCTCGCCGTGCTGCGGGGCGCCGGGCTCGTGCGCGAGGAGCGGCAGGGTCGGTTCGTGAACTACGACGTCGATCCGGAAGGGGTGGCGCTCATCGCGCAGTGGCTGGCGAAGTACCGCGCCTACTGGCCCGCCCGCATCGACGCGCTCAAGGCCGTGCTGAAGGAGATGGACCAGTGAGCGACGCGGCGTGCGACGAGCCCGGCCCCGGAATCGATCAGACCTACGAGCTAGGCGAGCCGCCCGAGAAGGTCTGGCGCGCGGTCAGCATCCCGGCGCTTCGGGAGCACTGGCTGCCCGGGGCGGCGCTGGCCGCGCCCGAACCGGTCGCCGTCACGCCCGGGGAAGAGGTCAGCTACCGGATGCGCGAGGCCGCCCCGCCGCATCTCGAGAGCACGGTGACGTTCCGCATCGCCCCGAACGGCACGGGCGGCACCTGCCTGCGCGTCGTTCATGAACTGACGGATGCCCGGTTCGCGCACCCGACGAAAGCCGCCGCGAACGGCAACGCACCCTTGCTGCGCGCCGCCTGACGCGGCTCGTCTCAACGCTCAATCCCCGAAAGATCGGAGGTCGCCGATGCGCGACACGATGCAACTCGTCCCCATGGTCGTCGAGCAGTCCAGCCGCGGGGAGCGGTCCTTCGACATCTATTCCCGCCTCCTGCGCGAGCGCATCGTCTTCCTCAACGGAGAGGTGAACGACGCGGTCTCGACGCTGGTCTGCGCCCAGCTCCTGTTCCTGGAGGCGGAGAACCCGACGAGGCCGATCCACCTCTACATCAACTCGCCGGGCGGCGTCGTCACGAGCGGCTTTGCCATGTACGACACCATGCGCCACATCCGCGCGCCGGTGCACACGCTGTGCATGGGGATGGCCTACTCGATGGGCTCGTTCCTGCTGATGGCCGGCGAGCCCGGGGAGCGGGCCGTGCTGCCCAACGCCAGCATCCTCGTCCACCAGCCGCTCGGGGGATACAAGGGACAGGCATCCGACATCCTCATCCACGCCCAGGAGACGCTGCGAACCAAGCAGCGCATGACGCGGCTCTACGCCGAGCATTGCGGGCGGTCCTACGAGGAGTTCGAGCGCGCCATGGACCGCGACCGCTTCATGACGGCGGAGGAGGCGCTCGACTGGGGCCTCGTCGACCGCATCCTTCCCCCGGCGCGGACGGGCGGCCTCGCGTAGGCGGCATGACCTAACAGGGCCGAGCCTGCGGCGGCCGCATTGCCGCGGAAAACCAGGCCCGGACAGCGCGTCGGCGCGCGTGCCCGATCACGTCGAGGATCGTCACGATGCCCGTCTCCGTGAGCGGCGTGCGGCTCTTCGTGGATGTCGCGAACTTCGGCCTCGTGCCGGACGGCGACGCCATGCGCGAGAAGCCGACGCTCCTCATGCCGCACGGTGGACCGGGCCGGGACCACGCCGGCGTCACGGAGGCGCTCCCGGTCTTTGACTTCGCAGCACGGTCTCTCGACGAACCGGGCTCCACTTCGTCGAAGACTGCTCCGGTCCCGCGCGCAGGCCTCAGGTGATGAGGTGGTCCCGCCGCCGCAGGGCCGGAAACAGCCGGCCCCACAGGGCCGCCACCGCCAGCGTCGCCACGCCGCCGACCACCACCGCCGGCACCGCCCCGATGAAGGCCGCGAGCGCGCCGGATTCGAACTCGCCGAGCTCGTTCGAGGCGCCGATGAACACGGTGTTGACCGCCGCGACCCGGCCGCGCATCGCGTCCGGCGTCTCGCCCTGGACGAGGCTCTGGCGCACGTAGACGCTGACCATGTCGGCCGCGCCGGTGACGAACAGGCAGGCCATGGAGAGGGGCAGCGAGGTCGAGAGGCCGAAGCCCACCGTGGCGAGGCCGAACACCCCGACGGCGATCAGGAGGCGCGGCCCGACCCGGCGGGTGAGGGGACGCTGAGCGAGGACGATCGCGGTCGCGACCGAGCCGAGCGCCGGCATGCTGCGCAGGAGCCCGAGGCCGAGGGGACCGACGAACAGCACCTCCTGGGCGAAGATCGGCAGCAGGGCGGTGGCGCCGCCGAGCAGCACCGCCACGAGGTCGAGGGTGATGGCGCCGAGCACCACCGGCTGCGAGCGGATGTAGGTGAGGCCGGCGAGCAGGGTGGACCAGGTCACGGCCGGCCGGGTGGTGCTCGCGGCGGGCCGCGGCCGGATGCCGATGACGCTCGCCGCGGCGAGGCCGAAACAGGCCGCCGCGAGGCCGAACACCACCGCGGGCCCGAGGGCGTAGAGCAGGCCGCCCAGCGCCGGGCCGGTGACGGACGCGCTCTGCCAGAGCGAGGAGTTGAGGGCGATGGCGCTGCCGAACTGCTCGCGCGGCACCAGCGTCGGCAGCAGCGCCTGGCTCGCCGGGTTGGCGAAGGCGCGGGCGGTGCCGACGATCACCATGAGGGCGTAGACCGGCCAGACCGGCGCCGCTCCGTGGGCGGCGAGCGCCATCAGGGCGAGGCCGGACATCGCCAGCAGCCCGTAGGCGATCGCCGCGACCCGTCGCCGGTCGTAGGTGTCGGCGACGTGGCCGGTGATCAGCGCCCCGAGCATCGCCGGCGCGAAGCTCGCGAGCCCGACGAAGCCGAGCGCCAGCGCGCTGCGGGTGAGATCGTAGACGAACCACCCCACAGCCACCGCCTGCATCTGGTAGGCGAGGCCGGTGAGGAAGCGGGCGCCGCCGAAGAGCCGGAAGTCGCGATTGCGGAAGAGCGTCCAGCCGGACGGGGCGGGGGAGAGCATGGTCGTTCCGTGCCCGCCGGACCTGAGCGGCGGGAAGCTGGGGGAGGGGCCGCCCCGGGGCCGGGGTCAGGCGAGGAGCTTGCGGGTCAGGACCGCGAGGCCGAAGGCGAGGGCCGAGACCGCGACCGAAATGGCGATGAAGAGCGTGCGCCGCGGCTGCTGGGACGATTCCGCCCGGACCGGCTCGACGATCATGCTGAAGAACTCGATCTGCCGGTCGGCGATCATCCGCGAGCGCTCCCGCGCGGCGATCGTCGCGGCGTAGTACTTCTCGGCGGTC
The sequence above is drawn from the Methylobacterium terrae genome and encodes:
- a CDS encoding OsmC family protein produces the protein MNRKANAVWQGSGKDGKGQLTTQSGVLSSNPYGFNTRFENEPGTNPEELIAAAHAGCFTMALAFQLQGAGFTADELRTEAVVSLEKDGDGFTITASALTLTARIPGIDQAKFDELAGVAEKNCPVSKVLNAKISLKATLQG
- a CDS encoding regulatory protein RecX encodes the protein MRDVADQPGRDGGLRAARPITPAYLERAALYYLERYGASAEMLRRVLKRRVETRCRLRGEAPDDFSEMVEATVARALGAGLVDDAAFASAKVRSLRRRGGSARAIGAKLAAKGVDRDTVGAALAGEEEGGEDEAARAYARRRRLGPYRQPAARAAARERDLAVMARAGFSFTLARRVIDAETEDDLLGP
- a CDS encoding TAXI family TRAP transporter solute-binding subunit, which codes for MPAFLHKRESFFLLVALALGAVAGAVLYLSRPTTLRVAVGPRDRVESHLIQAYADALARAREDIRLKVVHYDDVRDSAAALQSGRADLAVVRPDVRLPENGLTLAVLHDEALVVAAPPDSGIQAFPDLAGKRLGLVAHHGADQPLVASLLAYYALTPAPAGSAPAAADPGGAGPAAAGSVALVPLRAAEVAAALAEHRIDAAAVIAAPSTKAAAQVVQAVEAATPGRGATIVAIPDGEAIVQRLPELQAVTIAAGTFGGRPKRPDEDVKTVGASYRLMARASLSRDTAASVTQHLFELRSRLAAMVPTANLMKAPDFDSAAEATSARLPIHPGAVDYYEREQQTFLQRYEDWVYLVAFFGGGLGSAVAWLGQRLAREQRARVDAVLDRLLAILMEARATQDPAALEALAVEIDGLVIDVVRHARAHSTDIRTMSALILAVDAARAAVADCRRDGTPMRERTGRVLSLHPAGGV
- a CDS encoding ArsR/SmtB family transcription factor, which translates into the protein MVEDDIFRALADPTRRAIFEKLAHGRMNASALRQGMAISQPAMSQHLAVLRGAGLVREERQGRFVNYDVDPEGVALIAQWLAKYRAYWPARIDALKAVLKEMDQ
- a CDS encoding SRPBCC family protein, giving the protein MSDAACDEPGPGIDQTYELGEPPEKVWRAVSIPALREHWLPGAALAAPEPVAVTPGEEVSYRMREAAPPHLESTVTFRIAPNGTGGTCLRVVHELTDARFAHPTKAAANGNAPLLRAA
- a CDS encoding ATP-dependent Clp protease proteolytic subunit, encoding MRDTMQLVPMVVEQSSRGERSFDIYSRLLRERIVFLNGEVNDAVSTLVCAQLLFLEAENPTRPIHLYINSPGGVVTSGFAMYDTMRHIRAPVHTLCMGMAYSMGSFLLMAGEPGERAVLPNASILVHQPLGGYKGQASDILIHAQETLRTKQRMTRLYAEHCGRSYEEFERAMDRDRFMTAEEALDWGLVDRILPPARTGGLA
- a CDS encoding MFS transporter, translating into MLSPAPSGWTLFRNRDFRLFGGARFLTGLAYQMQAVAVGWFVYDLTRSALALGFVGLASFAPAMLGALITGHVADTYDRRRVAAIAYGLLAMSGLALMALAAHGAAPVWPVYALMVIVGTARAFANPASQALLPTLVPREQFGSAIALNSSLWQSASVTGPALGGLLYALGPAVVFGLAAACFGLAAASVIGIRPRPAASTTRPAVTWSTLLAGLTYIRSQPVVLGAITLDLVAVLLGGATALLPIFAQEVLFVGPLGLGLLRSMPALGSVATAIVLAQRPLTRRVGPRLLIAVGVFGLATVGFGLSTSLPLSMACLFVTGAADMVSVYVRQSLVQGETPDAMRGRVAAVNTVFIGASNELGEFESGALAAFIGAVPAVVVGGVATLAVAALWGRLFPALRRRDHLIT